In one window of Ruminococcus hominis DNA:
- a CDS encoding Fur family transcriptional regulator, with amino-acid sequence MEQEKVEKLLRAKLKERGLKITQQRLLVLSTLAKSSGNHMAAEELYAQIQQQYPEIGLATVYRTLQLLYEMQLIDRINLDDGCVRYEIGHLFEGEMKHSHHHLICRKCGKVFPFDGDLLDGLETHIQEKTGFHIVDHELKFYGVCKQCMEQE; translated from the coding sequence ATGGAACAGGAAAAGGTGGAGAAACTACTTCGGGCAAAGTTAAAAGAACGGGGCTTGAAGATTACACAGCAGCGTCTGCTTGTATTGTCCACGCTTGCAAAAAGCAGCGGTAATCACATGGCAGCAGAAGAGCTGTATGCACAGATACAACAGCAGTATCCGGAGATTGGATTGGCTACTGTATATCGTACATTACAACTTTTATATGAGATGCAGTTGATAGACCGCATTAATCTGGATGATGGTTGTGTGCGTTATGAGATCGGGCATTTGTTCGAAGGTGAGATGAAACACAGTCATCATCATTTAATATGTAGGAAATGCGGGAAAGTATTTCCGTTTGATGGTGATTTGTTAGATGGATTGGAAACGCATATTCAGGAAAAAACAGGATTTCATATTGTGGATCATGAGTTGAAATTTTATGGTGTGTGTAAACAATGCATGGAACAAGAATAA
- a CDS encoding DUF1292 domain-containing protein, which yields MEKITFTFEDTNETVDFFVLEQTKLNGATYLLVADNESDDAECLILKETESGNEQDNLYDIVEDDNELTAVSKVFEELLEDVDITL from the coding sequence ATGGAGAAGATTACATTTACATTTGAAGATACAAACGAAACAGTTGACTTTTTCGTTTTGGAGCAAACAAAGTTAAATGGTGCTACATACTTACTCGTAGCTGATAATGAAAGCGATGATGCAGAATGTCTGATTTTGAAAGAGACAGAGTCAGGAAATGAACAGGACAATCTGTATGATATCGTAGAAGATGATAATGAATTGACAGCAGTTTCGAAGGTGTTTGAAGAACTGTTGGAAGATGTTGACATTACATTGTAA
- the ruvX gene encoding Holliday junction resolvase RuvX encodes MRIMGLDYGTKTVGVAISDALGLTAQGIETIERKEENKLRRTCARIEELIREYEVEKIVLGFPKHMNNDVGERAEKSLEFKAMLERRTGLEVIMWDERLTTVAAERTLIESKVRREDRKKYIDKIAAVFILQGYLDSLQISK; translated from the coding sequence ATGAGAATTATGGGATTGGATTATGGCACGAAGACAGTTGGGGTTGCAATTAGTGACGCACTTGGTCTGACGGCTCAGGGTATAGAGACAATAGAACGAAAAGAAGAAAACAAGCTGCGTCGCACATGTGCACGCATCGAAGAACTGATTCGTGAATATGAAGTAGAAAAGATCGTGCTCGGCTTTCCAAAACATATGAACAATGATGTGGGAGAGAGAGCAGAGAAGTCACTGGAATTTAAAGCAATGTTAGAACGAAGAACCGGACTTGAAGTGATCATGTGGGATGAACGCCTGACGACGGTTGCTGCGGAGCGTACATTGATTGAAAGTAAAGTAAGACGAGAGGATCGGAAAAAGTATATTGATAAGATTGCAGCAGTATTTATATTACAGGGATATCTGGATTCGCTGCAGATTTCAAAATAA
- a CDS encoding IreB family regulatory phosphoprotein produces MSDLSNTQFFQVEPGPQISAKDILEIVFKALKEKGYNPVNQIVGYIMSGDPTYITSYNGARSLVMKVERDELVEELLKSYIQNNSWE; encoded by the coding sequence ATGAGTGATTTGAGTAATACACAATTCTTTCAGGTTGAACCAGGTCCGCAGATTTCTGCAAAAGATATCTTAGAGATCGTTTTCAAAGCGTTGAAAGAAAAAGGATATAATCCGGTAAACCAGATTGTTGGATATATTATGTCTGGAGATCCAACTTATATTACAAGTTACAATGGAGCAAGAAGTCTTGTGATGAAAGTGGAGAGAGATGAACTGGTAGAAGAGTTATTGAAGTCGTATATTCAGAATAATTCATGGGAATAA
- the mtaB gene encoding tRNA (N(6)-L-threonylcarbamoyladenosine(37)-C(2))-methylthiotransferase MtaB, whose protein sequence is MKKVALHNLGCKVNAYETEAMQEMLEKEGYEIVPFKEGADIYIINTCTVTNIADRKSRQMLHRARKMNPDAIVVAAGCYVQAQENEHHELDSCIDIVIGNNKKQDLIQILDEYESKCKTEEVIDINHTNEYENLNLSRTGEHTRAYIKVQDGCNQFCSYCIIPFARGRVRSRSLEDVVQEVTTLSGNGYKEVVLTGIHLSSYGVDFEEQEARKKTDLLTLILAVHEIPGIERIRLGSLEPRIITEEFAKTIAGLPKMCPHFHLSLQSGCDATLKRMNRRYTTGEYYEKCELLRKYFDHPALTTDVIVGFPGETEEEFEESKAFVDKVNFYETHIFKYSKREGTRAAVMENQVPEQIKAERSAQLIELGAKKQEAYEKEMVGKNVEILVEEPAQINGKEVQVGHTKEYIKVALESDENLQNQIVKVRIDDHSQIIH, encoded by the coding sequence ATGAAAAAAGTAGCGTTGCATAATTTGGGATGCAAGGTGAATGCGTATGAGACAGAAGCCATGCAGGAAATGCTGGAAAAAGAGGGGTATGAAATTGTTCCGTTTAAAGAAGGCGCAGACATTTATATTATTAATACATGTACAGTGACGAATATTGCAGACAGAAAATCCAGACAGATGTTGCATCGTGCGAGAAAAATGAATCCGGATGCAATTGTAGTTGCGGCCGGATGTTATGTGCAGGCACAGGAAAATGAACATCATGAATTAGATTCCTGTATTGACATTGTAATTGGAAATAATAAAAAACAAGATTTGATTCAGATTTTAGATGAATATGAATCAAAATGTAAAACAGAGGAAGTAATTGATATTAATCATACAAATGAATATGAAAACCTAAATCTGTCTCGCACCGGAGAACATACAAGAGCTTACATCAAAGTACAGGATGGATGCAATCAGTTCTGTTCATATTGTATTATTCCGTTTGCAAGAGGCCGCGTGCGCAGTCGTTCTCTGGAAGATGTAGTACAGGAAGTAACAACATTATCTGGAAATGGTTACAAGGAAGTTGTTCTTACAGGAATTCATCTGAGTTCTTATGGAGTTGATTTTGAAGAACAGGAAGCGAGAAAGAAAACAGATTTACTGACATTGATTCTGGCAGTTCATGAAATTCCGGGTATTGAACGTATTCGTCTGGGATCTCTGGAACCAAGGATCATCACAGAAGAATTTGCTAAAACAATTGCAGGACTTCCTAAGATGTGTCCTCATTTTCATTTATCTTTACAGAGCGGGTGTGATGCAACTTTGAAACGTATGAATCGCCGCTATACAACGGGTGAGTATTATGAAAAGTGTGAGCTTTTGCGAAAATATTTTGACCACCCGGCGTTGACAACGGATGTAATTGTAGGATTCCCGGGAGAGACAGAAGAAGAGTTTGAAGAATCAAAAGCATTTGTCGACAAAGTAAACTTCTATGAAACACATATTTTTAAATATTCTAAACGAGAAGGAACAAGGGCAGCTGTGATGGAAAATCAGGTGCCGGAACAGATAAAGGCAGAAAGAAGTGCACAATTGATTGAGCTGGGAGCAAAAAAACAGGAAGCATACGAGAAAGAAATGGTTGGAAAAAATGTGGAAATCCTTGTGGAAGAACCAGCACAGATCAACGGAAAAGAAGTACAAGTCGGGCACACAAAAGAATATATAAAAGTTGCATTGGAATCAGATGAAAATTTACAGAATCAGATTGTCAAGGTGCGAATAGATGACCATTCTCAAATTATCCATTGA
- a CDS encoding HPr family phosphocarrier protein — protein MKTVQISLNSIDKVKSFVNEITKYDNDFDLVSGRYVIDAKSIMGIFSLDLSKPIDLNIHADGELDDILAALEPYIIK, from the coding sequence ATGAAAACTGTACAGATTTCTTTAAACTCAATTGACAAAGTAAAGTCTTTCGTAAATGAAATCACAAAATACGATAACGACTTTGATCTTGTATCTGGAAGATATGTAATTGATGCTAAATCTATTATGGGTATCTTCAGCCTGGATCTTTCAAAACCAATCGACCTGAACATTCATGCCGATGGCGAATTGGATGATATCCTTGCTGCTCTTGAGCCATACATCATCAAATAA
- the thiI gene encoding tRNA uracil 4-sulfurtransferase ThiI, with protein MKFHSFLIKYGEIGIKGKNRYIFEDALVRQIRFALKDVDGEFYVHKSYGRVYVDCDGEYDYEETVESLARVFGIVGICPVVRLEDKGFEELKKEVVAYMDEMYPDKNKTFKVEARRSKKSYPLQSMQINCQLGEVILDAFPEMKVDVHHPDIMLNVEVREEIYLYSEIIPGPGGMPVGTNGSAMLLLSGGIDSPVAGYMIAKRGVSLEATYFHAPPYTSERAKEKVVDLARLVSKYSGPIKLNVVNFTDIQLYIYEKCPHEELTIIMRRYMMKIAEHFAKQDGCLGMITGESIGQVASQTMQSLNVTNAVCTLPVYRPLIGFDKRDIVEISEKINTYETSILPFEDCCTIFVAKHPVTKPILEKIEKSELNLAEGIDELVEKAIDTVEVIKVK; from the coding sequence ATGAAATTTCATTCATTTTTGATCAAATACGGTGAGATTGGAATTAAAGGAAAAAACCGTTATATATTTGAGGACGCATTGGTTCGTCAGATTCGATTTGCATTGAAAGATGTAGATGGAGAATTTTATGTTCACAAATCTTATGGAAGAGTATATGTGGATTGTGATGGAGAGTATGATTATGAAGAGACTGTAGAAAGTCTTGCAAGAGTATTTGGAATTGTTGGAATTTGTCCGGTTGTCCGTCTGGAGGATAAAGGCTTTGAAGAACTGAAAAAAGAAGTGGTTGCTTATATGGATGAGATGTATCCGGATAAGAATAAGACTTTTAAAGTAGAGGCGAGAAGAAGTAAAAAGAGCTATCCTCTTCAGTCTATGCAGATTAACTGTCAGTTAGGTGAAGTGATTTTAGATGCATTTCCTGAGATGAAGGTAGATGTACATCATCCGGATATTATGTTGAATGTAGAAGTCCGTGAAGAGATTTATCTTTATTCAGAGATTATTCCGGGACCGGGTGGAATGCCGGTTGGGACAAACGGAAGTGCGATGTTACTTCTGTCAGGCGGAATCGACAGCCCGGTTGCGGGATATATGATCGCAAAACGAGGAGTTTCTTTGGAAGCAACATATTTTCATGCACCACCGTATACAAGCGAACGTGCAAAAGAAAAGGTTGTAGATCTTGCACGTCTTGTATCAAAATATTCAGGACCGATCAAATTGAATGTTGTAAACTTCACAGATATTCAGTTGTATATTTATGAGAAGTGTCCACACGAAGAACTCACGATCATTATGCGTCGTTATATGATGAAGATTGCAGAACATTTTGCAAAACAGGACGGTTGTCTTGGCATGATCACAGGAGAGAGTATTGGACAGGTTGCAAGTCAGACAATGCAGAGTCTGAATGTGACAAATGCGGTTTGCACATTGCCGGTTTATCGTCCGCTGATTGGCTTTGATAAACGTGATATCGTAGAAATTTCAGAAAAAATCAACACATATGAGACTTCAATACTGCCATTCGAAGATTGCTGTACAATTTTCGTGGCAAAACATCCGGTTACAAAACCAATTTTGGAGAAGATTGAAAAATCAGAATTGAATCTGGCAGAAGGTATTGATGAATTAGTAGAGAAAGCAATTGATACAGTAGAAGTGATTAAAGTAAAATAA
- a CDS encoding cysteine desulfurase family protein, translating into MEVYLDNSATTRAYPEVGNIVYKVMCQDYGNPSSMHRKGVEAEHYVKDAKEILAKLLKVNAKEIFFTSGGTESDNLALIGAARANRRRGNHLITSSIEHPAILNTMHYLEEEEGFRVTYLPVDENGRVRLEALKEALCQDTILVSIMYVNNEVGSVQPIEEAVKIVKNFNPRILFHSDAVQGFGKYHIYPKRVGIDMLSASGHKIHGPKGTGFLYINEKVKIKPIIFGGEQQKNIRSGTENVPGIAGLGLAAKMIYQDLNMKVSLMRELKAHFIEGISKIEHATVHGLTDENSAPHIISVGIAGVRSEVLLHTLEDKGIYVSSGSACASNHPAISGVLRGIGTSQEYLDSTLRFSMSEFTTKEEIDYTLETLYNCVPMLRRYTRH; encoded by the coding sequence ATGGAAGTTTATTTAGATAATTCGGCGACAACAAGAGCATATCCGGAAGTTGGAAATATTGTATATAAAGTAATGTGTCAGGATTATGGTAATCCGTCTTCGATGCATCGTAAAGGCGTAGAGGCGGAGCATTATGTGAAAGATGCAAAAGAAATTTTAGCAAAGCTATTAAAAGTAAATGCGAAGGAAATCTTTTTTACATCAGGAGGTACAGAAAGCGATAACCTGGCTTTGATCGGAGCAGCACGGGCAAATCGACGCAGGGGGAATCATTTGATCACATCTTCAATCGAACATCCAGCTATTTTAAATACAATGCATTATCTGGAAGAAGAGGAAGGATTTCGGGTGACATATTTACCGGTAGATGAGAATGGACGTGTTCGTTTAGAAGCATTAAAAGAGGCACTGTGCCAAGATACGATTTTAGTATCCATCATGTATGTTAATAACGAGGTGGGTTCTGTCCAACCGATTGAAGAAGCTGTAAAAATCGTAAAAAACTTCAATCCAAGAATTCTCTTCCATTCTGATGCAGTGCAGGGATTTGGAAAGTACCATATTTATCCGAAACGAGTTGGGATTGATATGCTTTCAGCAAGTGGACATAAAATCCATGGACCAAAAGGAACAGGATTTTTATATATAAATGAGAAAGTAAAGATTAAGCCGATTATTTTCGGAGGAGAGCAGCAGAAGAATATTCGTTCCGGTACAGAAAATGTTCCGGGAATTGCAGGACTTGGACTTGCGGCAAAGATGATATATCAAGATCTGAACATGAAAGTTTCACTGATGAGGGAACTGAAAGCTCATTTTATAGAAGGAATATCGAAAATAGAACACGCAACGGTGCATGGTCTGACTGATGAAAATAGTGCACCTCATATTATAAGCGTTGGCATTGCAGGGGTTAGAAGTGAAGTGTTGCTGCATACTTTGGAAGATAAAGGTATATACGTGTCTTCAGGTTCTGCGTGTGCATCAAATCATCCTGCGATCAGTGGAGTGTTAAGAGGAATTGGAACTTCACAGGAGTACCTGGATTCGACATTGCGTTTCAGTATGTCAGAATTTACAACAAAAGAAGAAATTGACTATACGTTGGAAACACTATATAATTGTGTACCGATGTTAAGGAGATATACAAGACACTAA
- a CDS encoding 16S rRNA (uracil(1498)-N(3))-methyltransferase has translation MHHFFVEPTQICGDTIAIEGSDLNHMKNVLRIKPGESVEISDGSSNRYICEVDEYEQDSARLHICDKIQDDVELPSRIYLFQGLPKADKMELIIQKAVELGVYEVVPVVTKRAVVKLDEKKAAKKVARWNAIAEGAAKQSGRNRIPEVHDVMTFAEALEFAKSLDVRLIPYEKAEGMGTMKSAVDQIKPGESIGVFIGPEGGFEEAEIEQAMEQEIIPVSLGKRILRTETAGLTILSILMYHLECEIHNL, from the coding sequence ATGCATCATTTTTTTGTTGAACCAACGCAAATCTGTGGAGATACGATTGCAATAGAGGGTTCGGATCTGAACCATATGAAAAATGTGTTGAGGATTAAACCAGGAGAATCGGTTGAAATCAGTGACGGAAGTTCAAACAGATATATATGTGAAGTGGACGAGTATGAGCAGGACTCGGCAAGACTACATATCTGTGATAAGATTCAGGATGATGTAGAACTTCCGTCCAGAATTTATCTGTTTCAAGGACTGCCAAAAGCTGATAAGATGGAATTGATCATACAGAAAGCTGTGGAGCTTGGTGTTTATGAGGTGGTTCCGGTTGTGACAAAGCGTGCAGTAGTAAAACTGGATGAGAAAAAAGCTGCCAAGAAGGTTGCGCGCTGGAATGCAATCGCAGAAGGAGCGGCAAAACAGTCCGGAAGAAACAGAATTCCAGAAGTTCACGACGTTATGACATTTGCAGAGGCATTAGAATTTGCAAAAAGCTTAGATGTCCGTCTGATTCCTTATGAGAAAGCAGAAGGAATGGGGACGATGAAATCAGCTGTAGATCAGATTAAGCCGGGTGAAAGTATTGGGGTTTTTATCGGACCGGAAGGCGGATTTGAAGAGGCGGAGATTGAACAGGCGATGGAACAGGAGATTATACCGGTTTCGTTGGGAAAAAGAATATTGAGGACAGAGACGGCAGGGTTGACAATTTTATCAATTCTGATGTATCACTTAGAATGTGAGATTCATAATTTATAG
- the prmA gene encoding 50S ribosomal protein L11 methyltransferase, with product MKWKSFRLKTTTQAEDIVSSMLADLGVEGVQIEDKIPLTAADKEQMFVDILPETEADDGIAYLSFYLEEDADTESILKNVRQELEEMSEFMDLGECSIEESETEDVDWVNNWKQYFHQFYVDDILIIPSWEDVKPEDEDKMVIHIDPGTAFGTGMHETTQLCIRQIRKHVTQDTEILDVGCGSGILGMLALKFGAKHSVGTDLDPCAIDATYENMEVNGISKDQYEVMIGNIIDDKAVQDKVGYECYDIVVANILADVLVALTPVIVNQLKKGGIYITSGIIDDKEETVVEAVKKAGLEVLEVTYQGEWVSVTARKN from the coding sequence ATGAAGTGGAAAAGTTTTCGCTTAAAGACAACTACACAGGCAGAAGATATCGTAAGCAGTATGCTGGCAGATTTGGGGGTTGAAGGAGTTCAGATTGAAGATAAGATTCCTTTGACAGCGGCAGATAAGGAGCAGATGTTTGTGGATATTTTGCCGGAAACAGAGGCTGATGACGGAATTGCATATTTAAGCTTTTATTTAGAAGAAGATGCGGATACAGAAAGTATTTTGAAAAATGTCCGTCAGGAACTGGAAGAAATGTCAGAATTTATGGATCTTGGAGAATGTTCTATTGAAGAATCCGAGACAGAGGATGTGGATTGGGTAAATAATTGGAAACAATATTTCCATCAGTTTTATGTAGATGATATTTTAATCATTCCGTCATGGGAAGATGTAAAACCGGAAGATGAGGATAAGATGGTGATCCATATTGATCCGGGAACAGCATTTGGAACAGGAATGCATGAGACAACACAGTTATGCATTCGCCAGATCCGTAAACATGTGACGCAGGATACAGAAATTCTTGATGTTGGATGCGGAAGTGGAATCCTTGGAATGCTGGCACTTAAATTTGGAGCGAAACATTCCGTAGGAACAGACCTTGATCCTTGTGCAATCGATGCAACATATGAAAATATGGAAGTGAATGGTATTTCAAAGGATCAGTATGAAGTTATGATCGGAAATATTATTGATGATAAAGCGGTACAGGATAAGGTTGGATATGAATGCTATGATATCGTTGTGGCAAATATTCTTGCAGATGTGTTAGTCGCTCTTACACCGGTGATTGTAAATCAGCTGAAAAAGGGTGGTATATATATCACAAGCGGAATCATCGATGATAAAGAAGAGACTGTTGTTGAAGCTGTGAAAAAAGCAGGACTGGAAGTGCTGGAAGTGACATATCAGGGTGAGTGGGTGTCTGTAACAGCACGAAAGAACTAA